A genome region from Candidatus Zixiibacteriota bacterium includes the following:
- the gyrA gene encoding DNA gyrase subunit A, whose amino-acid sequence MDIERQKIETVFLEEEMKNSYMDYSMSVITNRALPDIRDGLKPSNRRILVAMNDLGLNPGKAHRKCAKIAGDTSGNYHPHGEQVVYPTLVRMAQDFNMRYPLVDGQGNFGSVDGDGAAAMRYTEAKLTAVAVEMLDDLKKETVDFIDNYDGTRQEPTVLPGRFPNLLCNGVTGIAVGMATNLPPHNLNEISEAIIKVIDDPETTNEDLIELVPGPDFPTGGIINGRAGIHQAYTTGKGHISVRAKAVVERMKSGKEMIIVAEIPYQVNKSNLLEKIAELARDKKIEGITDLRDESDRDGMRIVIELRRDAQAEVILNQLYSHTTMQTTFSVNMLGLDHGVPKSMTLRQLIDSFVEHRHEVVVRRTKYDLRKAEERAHILEGYRIALDNIDAIIQLIKKSKDTPTAHAGLMKKFKLSAIQATAILEMRLQRLTGLEREKIEEEYRELIKKISALKAILDSKALRMQIIKDETMAIARKFGDDRRTEIQEAADDLTVEDLIAEEEMVITISHLGYVKRLSVSAYRRQQRGGMGVKGIKTKEDDFAEHLFIASTHDYILFFSTKGKCYWVKVYAIPTGGKLAKGKPIVNLCKMERGETVTAFCKVREFSSEQYVVMATRNGIIKKVQLDAFSHPRQIGVIAMNVPQDDELIEASLTDGSYEIVLATRLGMAIRFSEEKVRSMGRTAYGVKGINLAKKDYVIGMVVVKRDSSLLVVTENGYGKRTSIDDYRITNRGGKGVINVKTSERNGEVVAIKEVLDEDELILITKHGIANRQAVKQISVIGRNTQGVRLITLKDDDLVTDVARVAREE is encoded by the coding sequence ATGGATATCGAACGACAAAAAATAGAGACTGTTTTCCTCGAAGAGGAAATGAAAAACTCCTACATGGATTACTCCATGTCGGTCATAACCAACCGCGCTTTGCCCGATATTCGCGACGGTCTCAAACCGTCCAACCGTCGCATTCTGGTGGCGATGAACGATCTTGGCCTTAACCCCGGCAAGGCTCATCGCAAATGCGCCAAGATCGCCGGTGATACTTCCGGTAACTATCACCCCCACGGCGAACAGGTTGTCTACCCGACGCTCGTGCGAATGGCGCAGGATTTCAATATGCGTTATCCTCTTGTCGATGGTCAGGGTAACTTCGGTTCGGTCGATGGTGACGGTGCGGCGGCGATGCGTTATACCGAGGCAAAGTTAACTGCGGTAGCGGTTGAGATGCTCGACGATCTCAAAAAAGAGACTGTCGATTTTATTGACAACTACGACGGCACCCGCCAGGAGCCAACTGTCCTTCCCGGCCGATTCCCCAACTTGCTATGCAACGGCGTTACCGGTATCGCCGTCGGGATGGCTACCAATCTTCCCCCTCACAATCTCAACGAAATCAGCGAAGCAATAATCAAGGTGATTGATGATCCCGAAACCACCAATGAAGATTTGATCGAACTGGTTCCGGGACCCGATTTTCCCACCGGCGGCATTATCAACGGTCGCGCCGGGATTCATCAGGCGTATACTACGGGCAAGGGACACATTTCCGTGCGTGCGAAGGCAGTCGTCGAACGCATGAAAAGTGGCAAGGAGATGATTATCGTCGCCGAAATTCCTTATCAGGTGAATAAATCGAACCTGCTGGAGAAGATCGCCGAGTTGGCTCGTGATAAGAAAATCGAAGGAATTACCGATCTGCGCGACGAATCGGATCGTGACGGTATGCGGATAGTCATCGAACTGAGGCGTGATGCCCAGGCGGAAGTGATACTCAATCAGCTCTATTCGCACACGACGATGCAGACAACATTTTCGGTCAATATGCTGGGGCTTGATCATGGCGTACCGAAGTCGATGACGTTACGACAGCTCATTGATTCATTCGTGGAGCACCGTCACGAAGTTGTTGTTCGACGCACCAAATACGATCTTCGCAAGGCGGAAGAACGCGCGCATATTCTCGAAGGGTATCGCATTGCTCTGGACAACATCGATGCCATCATTCAACTGATCAAGAAATCCAAAGATACGCCGACGGCTCATGCCGGGTTGATGAAGAAGTTCAAGCTCTCAGCAATCCAGGCGACTGCTATTCTGGAGATGCGGTTACAACGCCTGACCGGACTTGAGCGAGAGAAGATCGAGGAAGAGTACCGCGAACTAATCAAGAAGATCAGCGCGCTGAAAGCTATACTCGATTCCAAGGCGTTGCGGATGCAGATTATCAAAGATGAAACTATGGCTATCGCCAGGAAGTTTGGCGACGACCGCCGGACCGAGATTCAGGAAGCGGCCGATGACCTGACGGTTGAGGACCTCATTGCCGAGGAAGAGATGGTCATAACGATCTCTCACCTGGGTTATGTCAAGCGTCTTTCGGTGAGTGCCTATCGTCGTCAGCAACGCGGCGGTATGGGTGTTAAAGGGATCAAGACCAAGGAAGATGATTTCGCCGAGCATTTGTTTATTGCCTCGACGCATGATTACATTTTGTTCTTCTCGACCAAGGGGAAATGCTACTGGGTAAAAGTGTACGCGATCCCCACCGGCGGCAAACTGGCTAAGGGGAAGCCGATTGTGAATCTGTGCAAGATGGAACGCGGCGAAACTGTTACGGCGTTCTGTAAGGTGCGCGAGTTCTCATCGGAGCAGTATGTGGTGATGGCGACTCGCAATGGTATTATCAAGAAAGTTCAGTTGGACGCCTTTTCGCATCCGCGCCAGATTGGTGTCATTGCGATGAATGTGCCACAGGATGACGAATTGATCGAGGCTTCGCTCACCGACGGTTCCTACGAGATTGTTCTGGCAACGCGGTTGGGAATGGCGATTCGATTCTCCGAGGAGAAAGTTCGCTCAATGGGTCGCACGGCTTATGGCGTCAAAGGGATCAATCTGGCTAAGAAAGATTATGTCATCGGCATGGTGGTGGTCAAACGCGACAGCAGTCTGCTGGTAGTGACGGAGAACGGTTACGGCAAACGGACTTCGATTGATGATTACCGTATTACCAATCGTGGCGGCAAAGGCGTTATCAATGTCAAGACCTCAGAACGCAACGGCGAAGTAGTAGCGATCAAGGAAGTGCTGGATGAGGACGAGTTGATCCTGATCACGAAACACGGAATTGCGAATCGTCAGGCGGTAAAACAAATCAGTGTCATTGGTCGCAACACTCAAGGTGTGCGATTGATTACCCTCAAAGACGATGACCTCGTGACAGACGTCGCACGAGTGGCAAGGGAGGAGTAG
- a CDS encoding serine protease gives MARILLLLVGFVLLSIMGAKASADDAFDSPAFYTEHVVRCTYRIQGFDGHYGTGLFIGCPVDSLRRIPAIVTARHVFDSIRSDSVQIFLRRYTGTGLVEVHPWTIQIRKDSIPLYHVHPDSNIDLAGMRFPLPKDPRLDPKIMSKSMFVSDSALADAELHTGDEVYFIGYPWGFASTQGDFPLVRSGIIASYPILPFRSNPVYYIDGPVKKGNSGGPVLLAQRSEGKTLPGFIVGIVSNSQGQKEIVQSRDEVVIKTHDLGIAGVVNSGYILDFFDILDCTYYSDQDTTKSVD, from the coding sequence GTGGCAAGAATACTACTGCTTTTAGTTGGGTTCGTACTACTCTCAATCATGGGAGCGAAGGCTAGTGCAGATGATGCTTTCGATTCGCCTGCTTTCTACACTGAGCATGTGGTAAGATGCACATATCGGATTCAAGGATTCGATGGGCATTATGGTACAGGCTTGTTTATTGGTTGCCCAGTGGATTCACTAAGGAGGATTCCGGCAATTGTTACTGCACGGCACGTATTTGATTCAATAAGATCTGACAGCGTGCAAATATTCCTGCGGAGATACACTGGTACGGGCCTCGTGGAAGTCCATCCATGGACGATCCAGATTAGGAAGGATAGCATACCGCTATACCACGTTCATCCTGATTCCAATATTGATCTTGCCGGTATGCGATTTCCATTGCCCAAAGACCCAAGACTTGACCCCAAAATCATGAGCAAAAGTATGTTTGTAAGTGATTCAGCATTGGCCGATGCTGAGTTGCACACAGGTGACGAAGTGTATTTCATTGGCTATCCGTGGGGATTTGCATCTACGCAAGGTGACTTCCCTTTGGTGAGGAGTGGCATAATAGCGTCTTATCCAATACTACCATTTCGCAGCAATCCGGTATACTACATTGATGGCCCAGTCAAGAAAGGGAACAGCGGTGGGCCAGTGTTACTTGCTCAGAGGTCAGAAGGCAAGACACTCCCCGGTTTTATTGTCGGAATTGTCTCGAACTCGCAAGGACAGAAAGAAATCGTTCAATCAAGAGACGAGGTTGTCATCAAAACTCACGATCTTGGTATAGCCGGAGTTGTGAACTCGGGGTACATCCTCGATTTCTTTGATATCCTTGATTGCACTTATTATTCAGATCAAGATACGACCAAGTCCGTAGACTAA
- a CDS encoding DMT family transporter, producing MPYVGEIAGLSTALFWAMTFILFSEAGKRIGSFAVNCIRLLLAVIIYSIVLTILDGTPWPEDLNTEQLTWLGLSGLIGLSIGDGLGFKALVMIGPRLTTLLYSTAPIMATIIAWVFLGEKLGSWDLLGIAVAIGGVSWVVMERQYSTGQTSAVTDDHPDKGSLTKGILLGLGAALGQAVGLVLAKQGMVHSGGDLSPMSASFIRMLVGLGGIWLLAIIRGQLPLVIRALKNRPAMTFCTGGAIVGPFLGVWLSLVAVKYIATGVAATLNSMTPIAVLPLLIWYYREEVSLRAWLGAILAVAGVTLIFLG from the coding sequence ATGCCATATGTAGGTGAAATAGCCGGACTGAGTACCGCCCTGTTTTGGGCCATGACCTTTATTCTATTCTCCGAGGCGGGCAAGCGGATTGGATCGTTTGCAGTCAACTGTATCCGGTTGCTGTTGGCGGTTATTATCTATTCGATAGTCCTGACAATTCTTGATGGTACCCCCTGGCCGGAAGATCTCAACACCGAGCAATTAACATGGCTGGGATTATCGGGCTTGATCGGACTGTCCATTGGAGATGGGCTTGGGTTCAAAGCGCTCGTGATGATTGGCCCCCGGCTGACAACACTTCTGTATTCTACGGCTCCAATAATGGCGACAATCATTGCCTGGGTTTTCCTCGGGGAGAAATTGGGAAGCTGGGACCTGTTGGGGATTGCTGTAGCTATTGGAGGTGTGAGCTGGGTAGTGATGGAGCGGCAGTATTCTACCGGGCAGACCAGCGCGGTTACAGATGACCACCCGGACAAAGGTTCACTGACCAAAGGAATCCTGCTTGGACTCGGTGCGGCGCTTGGGCAGGCGGTCGGGTTGGTACTGGCTAAACAGGGCATGGTTCACTCCGGCGGCGATCTATCCCCGATGTCGGCGTCGTTTATAAGGATGCTTGTCGGTCTGGGCGGAATCTGGTTGCTGGCGATTATTCGTGGCCAGTTACCCCTGGTGATACGTGCTCTGAAAAATCGCCCCGCCATGACTTTCTGCACCGGAGGAGCAATAGTCGGACCGTTTCTTGGAGTCTGGTTGTCATTAGTGGCAGTCAAGTATATTGCGACCGGTGTGGCCGCAACGCTCAACTCGATGACACCCATAGCTGTGCTACCATTGCTGATCTGGTATTATCGCGAAGAAGTCTCACTTCGAGCCTGGCTAGGGGCAATATTGGCAGTTGCTGGCGTGACGCTTATTTTCCTGGGATGA
- a CDS encoding glycosyltransferase, whose product MNTKEAKKRYDQLATPIVCYAEDWARLPSSTQHLMRGLSKTHKILWIDSLGLRTPSATPGDMKRIIAKIMKNFAGAKEVEPNIFTMAPIVVPMFHLAIVRWVNRLLLKLYIGRFLRNHQVHTFIQWSSCPTSAIMIGALKEAANVYYIGDEFSEFTQFDASLVHRLENEQMVSSDLMFVVSDRLMETKSRFNPHINKIPHGCDFEHFSSVQKLTKHDIPQELRRINGPVIGYYGLIRDWFDFEMLKNIFSRRKDWSLVLIGPHDTDLSLINNLPNVHLLGPKPYEQLPFYIRGFDICLIPYRKTEITVAANPLKLLEYLSSGKPVVSTDLPSVHPYREGLQLADSEAEMEQVLADTIDGKNIPPKEVGMEIARTNSWQSRIEKVEQAMERDVYPLIYPDSHQARPVVLHLIAGMGIAGAEKVLLNLLSQSSRSSYDLRVASFVRKEDGAGVELLRASAKLGAVVDRIPISIKKGWDISNLLAMRRLIRRHGAEIVHTHGYKSDIVGSIAGRWAGIPVVATAHGFTSSDGRLGLNEKIGRMFLKRVRKIIAVSKNVQTVLVQTGINENKILTIPNAVDFEYFAGEAELDFRSEWQVAEGEILIGTAGRLSYEKNQLDLIRAFSKLAPELMRKCKLVIAGEGELADQLVQATRDSDLTDRVIFPGFVHDMRSFYKALDLFCLPSIVEASPLTVLEAAATGCPVIASNVGSIGELIIDGTDGFLIEPKDSYHLAACLSLLAGSSHKLVQLGALLRNKLRKDYDLHTWSDRIFAVYDSVRADRS is encoded by the coding sequence ATGAATACAAAGGAAGCCAAAAAGAGATACGACCAACTCGCCACTCCAATTGTCTGTTATGCCGAAGACTGGGCAAGGCTTCCTTCGTCAACCCAGCATCTCATGCGTGGATTGTCTAAAACTCACAAGATTCTGTGGATAGACTCACTCGGGCTCAGGACCCCGTCAGCCACTCCGGGGGACATGAAACGGATTATTGCCAAAATTATGAAGAATTTTGCCGGGGCGAAAGAGGTCGAACCAAATATCTTTACGATGGCTCCGATAGTTGTGCCGATGTTTCACCTGGCTATCGTTCGCTGGGTCAACCGACTACTGCTGAAGCTGTACATCGGTCGATTCCTTAGAAATCACCAAGTACACACGTTCATACAGTGGTCGTCCTGCCCTACATCAGCAATAATGATCGGCGCTCTGAAGGAGGCGGCCAACGTTTATTACATCGGAGATGAGTTTTCCGAGTTCACCCAGTTTGATGCCTCTCTCGTACATCGCCTTGAAAATGAACAAATGGTGTCATCGGACTTGATGTTCGTGGTAAGTGATCGGCTAATGGAAACGAAGTCCAGATTCAATCCGCACATCAACAAGATTCCGCACGGATGCGACTTTGAGCATTTTTCATCTGTACAGAAGCTGACGAAACATGACATTCCACAGGAGCTGCGACGGATCAATGGACCGGTGATAGGCTACTACGGATTGATCCGCGACTGGTTTGATTTTGAAATGCTAAAGAACATATTCAGCCGACGGAAGGATTGGTCGCTGGTTCTGATTGGCCCCCATGATACGGACCTCTCTCTGATCAACAATCTGCCCAATGTTCACCTGCTCGGTCCCAAACCTTATGAACAGCTACCTTTCTATATTCGCGGATTTGATATCTGTCTGATTCCTTACCGTAAGACAGAAATAACAGTGGCGGCCAATCCACTAAAATTGCTGGAGTACTTGAGTTCCGGGAAACCGGTGGTGAGTACAGACCTGCCTTCGGTGCATCCCTACCGCGAGGGTCTGCAGCTGGCAGATTCTGAGGCAGAGATGGAACAGGTGTTGGCTGACACTATTGACGGAAAAAACATACCCCCGAAAGAAGTCGGTATGGAGATAGCCCGCACTAACTCCTGGCAGTCACGGATTGAAAAAGTGGAGCAAGCAATGGAAAGGGATGTCTATCCACTAATCTATCCGGACAGTCATCAAGCAAGACCGGTTGTTCTACACCTGATAGCTGGGATGGGAATTGCGGGAGCTGAGAAAGTATTGCTCAATCTCCTGTCTCAGTCATCAAGGTCGAGTTACGATTTGAGAGTCGCATCTTTCGTTCGCAAAGAAGATGGCGCTGGAGTGGAACTGCTGAGAGCGTCGGCGAAATTGGGTGCGGTTGTGGACAGAATCCCTATTTCGATCAAGAAAGGCTGGGATATCTCCAACCTTCTTGCTATGCGTCGACTGATAAGGAGACATGGGGCAGAGATAGTACATACTCATGGATATAAGTCGGATATTGTTGGATCTATAGCCGGCAGATGGGCAGGCATACCGGTCGTCGCTACTGCTCATGGATTTACTTCCAGCGACGGACGGCTGGGACTGAATGAGAAGATCGGCCGGATGTTTCTGAAACGAGTTCGAAAAATCATTGCCGTATCGAAAAACGTCCAAACTGTATTGGTCCAGACCGGTATCAATGAAAACAAAATACTTACAATACCCAATGCCGTGGATTTTGAATACTTTGCAGGTGAGGCCGAACTTGACTTCCGTTCCGAATGGCAGGTTGCCGAAGGCGAGATACTGATTGGGACGGCTGGCAGACTATCATACGAGAAGAACCAGCTTGATCTCATTCGTGCTTTTTCAAAACTGGCTCCAGAACTTATGCGTAAATGCAAGCTGGTTATTGCGGGCGAGGGAGAATTGGCTGATCAGCTTGTACAGGCAACTAGGGACAGCGATCTAACAGATAGAGTTATCTTTCCGGGGTTTGTCCATGATATGCGTTCATTCTACAAAGCTCTCGATCTATTCTGCTTGCCATCAATAGTAGAAGCCTCACCATTGACAGTACTTGAGGCGGCTGCCACCGGATGTCCGGTTATTGCTTCCAATGTAGGTTCGATTGGAGAATTAATCATCGACGGAACAGATGGTTTCCTGATCGAGCCAAAGGACAGCTATCATCTCGCTGCCTGCCTCAGCCTGCTTGCTGGTTCCAGCCACAAATTGGTTCAGCTCGGAGCTCTTCTGCGAAATAAGTTGCGCAAGGATTATGACCTCCACACTTGGTCAGACAGGATATTTGCTGTCTATGATAGTGTCAGGGCTGACAGGAGCTGA
- a CDS encoding DegT/DnrJ/EryC1/StrS family aminotransferase produces MFNTLPPAGIPFGWRFVFSAAADKHGEFSRAIEDMLGGKTSLTMSGKAALYLILRAMHRLRPERNEVIIPDYTCWTVPAVVVRADLRVKAADISLVNYGLSPKAVARVVSDKTLAVVATHLFGIPSNIDSIEDTCRDQGLFLIDDSAQALGASLNGRLMGSYGDAALLSFGRGKCITTVHGGAAVIHNESVQSQVEDVLEREFQPADSSPLRDMLELGVYKAFFSRHLFWLPDNLPFLGLGETVYDTSFLLSRMTEARAGRGTEIITNLKSINDIRNSKAQTYMELLGDNQDLTLPAKADFTSAACLRFPLLMPDREAATKAGELGHHLGISRMYPGTVSTIPALCANLADGSPGNVNATMVAERLITLPTHHGVDSNDMERIADLLNMIIANNRSSRVTEK; encoded by the coding sequence ATGTTTAATACACTTCCTCCAGCAGGTATACCATTTGGATGGCGCTTTGTTTTTTCGGCCGCGGCCGATAAGCATGGCGAGTTCTCGAGAGCAATTGAAGACATGCTGGGAGGGAAAACTTCTCTCACCATGAGCGGTAAGGCAGCCCTCTATCTCATTTTGCGCGCCATGCATCGACTACGACCTGAGAGAAACGAAGTAATAATACCTGACTACACCTGCTGGACAGTTCCTGCAGTAGTGGTACGGGCTGACCTCCGTGTGAAAGCTGCCGATATCAGTCTGGTCAATTATGGGTTGTCACCGAAGGCGGTCGCGCGAGTGGTCTCTGATAAAACTCTGGCTGTGGTTGCCACCCATTTGTTTGGAATACCCTCGAACATAGACTCGATAGAGGACACATGTAGAGATCAAGGACTGTTTTTAATCGATGATTCTGCCCAGGCGCTGGGAGCCAGTTTGAACGGACGATTGATGGGGAGCTATGGGGATGCTGCATTACTAAGTTTTGGAAGAGGCAAATGCATTACAACTGTACACGGTGGTGCCGCCGTCATCCATAATGAAAGCGTTCAATCGCAAGTTGAGGATGTTCTTGAGAGAGAGTTTCAACCGGCGGATTCCTCTCCGCTTCGCGACATGTTAGAACTGGGTGTCTACAAAGCCTTTTTCTCACGGCATCTTTTCTGGCTCCCGGACAACCTTCCGTTTCTCGGATTGGGAGAGACTGTATATGATACATCATTTCTCCTGTCGCGCATGACAGAGGCTCGCGCAGGTCGAGGAACGGAAATAATTACCAACCTAAAATCGATTAACGATATTCGCAACAGCAAAGCACAAACATACATGGAACTGCTTGGCGACAATCAGGATTTGACACTTCCGGCCAAGGCCGATTTTACATCCGCCGCCTGTCTTCGCTTTCCACTACTGATGCCGGACAGGGAAGCGGCCACAAAAGCAGGCGAGTTGGGACATCATCTGGGAATCTCCCGGATGTATCCCGGAACTGTCAGCACCATTCCAGCATTATGCGCAAACCTGGCCGATGGTTCACCCGGCAATGTCAACGCAACTATGGTTGCTGAACGTTTGATTACTCTGCCAACGCATCATGGAGTGGATTCAAACGATATGGAAAGAATTGCCGATCTGTTGAATATGATTATCGCTAACAATCGCTCCAGCCGAGTGACAGAGAAATAA
- a CDS encoding FemAB family PEP-CTERM system-associated protein yields MSSASTSYDSIRISLAETSDAGQWDTYLANHSSRTYAHRFAWSGIFESAFSARPFYWIARQDNQVVGILPSVLLSSSIFGRFLISMPWLDYGGPLSDAIEIDIALVDRAEEKAREFQCKFVELRAISNQLPNVVEKTDKRQFHLGLSDGEESVWKSFDAKARNQVRKAEKNGLKVEFGGPELLGEFYRIFSRNMRDLGTPVWPRSLFRKIFEQFGEDTELALVHKGNKVIAAGLLVHYGDYSGVPSASAIRDYLSLCPNNLLYWEVIKRCIERGSRVFDFGRSSEGAGTYRFKKQWLKEPKIQTWQYRLLSIDSLPELNPSNPRFRMAISIWRRMPIWLANIIGPKIVTKLP; encoded by the coding sequence ATGAGTAGTGCTTCCACATCATATGACTCAATCAGGATAAGCCTGGCCGAAACAAGCGATGCCGGTCAGTGGGACACTTACCTGGCAAATCATTCATCTCGCACGTATGCCCACAGGTTTGCCTGGTCCGGAATATTCGAATCCGCTTTTTCCGCCAGACCATTCTATTGGATTGCGCGGCAGGATAATCAAGTTGTAGGTATTCTGCCGTCAGTGTTGTTAAGCAGTTCCATATTTGGTCGGTTTTTAATCTCTATGCCATGGCTTGACTATGGCGGGCCTCTGTCTGATGCTATTGAAATTGATATTGCCCTGGTCGACCGGGCGGAAGAAAAGGCCAGGGAGTTTCAGTGTAAATTTGTGGAGCTACGAGCGATCTCTAATCAGCTTCCAAATGTTGTAGAGAAAACCGATAAGCGACAGTTCCATCTTGGACTTAGTGATGGAGAAGAATCCGTCTGGAAATCATTCGACGCCAAAGCCCGCAATCAGGTGCGCAAAGCAGAAAAAAACGGGCTGAAAGTAGAGTTTGGTGGCCCTGAGTTATTAGGCGAGTTCTATCGGATATTTTCCCGCAACATGAGAGACCTCGGCACTCCGGTTTGGCCAAGGAGTCTATTTCGAAAAATCTTTGAGCAGTTTGGTGAGGATACGGAACTGGCTTTGGTTCATAAGGGTAACAAAGTAATTGCGGCTGGCCTGCTGGTTCACTATGGGGATTATTCCGGAGTCCCTTCGGCATCGGCGATTCGTGACTACCTTAGCCTTTGCCCTAATAACCTGCTGTACTGGGAAGTAATCAAACGTTGCATTGAACGTGGCTCCAGAGTCTTTGATTTTGGCAGAAGTTCCGAGGGTGCCGGAACTTATCGCTTCAAGAAGCAGTGGTTGAAGGAACCGAAGATACAGACCTGGCAATATCGCCTCCTGTCAATTGACTCTCTTCCGGAGTTGAATCCAAGTAATCCAAGGTTCAGAATGGCCATATCAATTTGGCGCAGAATGCCAATATGGCTTGCAAATATTATCGGTCCCAAAATAGTGACGAAACTACCGTAG
- a CDS encoding O-antigen ligase family protein: protein MSEYPVSENSGPSDSPGSKVNLNRAPDLVDESSRIYMKARHLWIAILIIVAVGLGIAVPYVDGMVLVLLVIIVLAVALTIIHPIVGLIAFTIVNFIRPADLVPALEAVPLAKLVGGGTLLIMVAQAIIRRKLFFRYRQTWAITGILITLFLSIPMSYWPSASLQVAVDYTKIILFYILIINLVRNLQRLKVMSLITLVCVLVLAISTLEGYFLDGGRAASAIGAKMFGDANDAALFFVAALPLSAFWLRIRSHAYIGRIMYWLSVAVLFSGTIVTQSRGGFLGLIAVFFFYFLRRRNKIVAAIAIVLMGIIGFVALPTEITDRYETIAEPNQEASASARLHTLGAGLNMMLHRPLNGVGAGAFETAFGTDFRPAGYLPSKWNAPHNTLIQVGAETGLIGLGCFLFLFFFTILQLRRMTFERNELDADEIDMREIRDIIYGSMIGYGVCAFFLTQAHNYLLYYLVAATIVLVDLYQDKDRERTEASYLSVKTDE, encoded by the coding sequence ATGAGTGAATATCCAGTAAGTGAGAATAGTGGGCCTTCGGACTCACCGGGTTCGAAAGTCAACTTGAACAGAGCACCCGATCTCGTGGATGAATCTTCTCGTATATACATGAAGGCTCGGCATCTGTGGATTGCTATCTTGATAATTGTGGCGGTCGGACTTGGTATCGCAGTCCCATACGTTGATGGTATGGTACTGGTATTGCTCGTCATTATTGTGTTGGCGGTTGCCCTGACGATTATTCACCCCATCGTGGGCTTGATAGCCTTCACGATTGTCAATTTCATTCGCCCGGCTGATCTTGTTCCGGCGCTGGAGGCTGTTCCGCTTGCCAAGTTGGTGGGTGGCGGTACATTGCTCATCATGGTCGCGCAGGCAATCATCCGAAGAAAACTGTTTTTCAGGTATCGACAAACCTGGGCAATTACCGGCATTCTCATTACTCTATTTCTTTCGATACCCATGTCCTATTGGCCGAGCGCTTCTTTGCAAGTAGCCGTTGACTATACCAAGATCATCCTTTTCTACATCCTCATCATTAATCTTGTAAGGAATCTTCAAAGGCTGAAAGTCATGTCATTGATTACACTTGTCTGCGTGCTCGTGTTAGCCATATCAACGCTGGAGGGCTATTTCTTGGATGGAGGAAGAGCCGCATCTGCAATTGGTGCGAAGATGTTTGGCGATGCCAATGATGCCGCCCTGTTTTTTGTAGCGGCATTACCGCTTTCAGCCTTCTGGCTGAGAATACGTTCGCACGCATACATTGGTCGCATAATGTACTGGCTTTCAGTGGCAGTACTTTTTTCTGGAACAATCGTCACTCAGTCCAGGGGCGGATTCCTCGGATTGATAGCAGTCTTCTTTTTCTACTTCCTTCGTCGCCGTAACAAAATAGTAGCAGCGATAGCGATCGTACTAATGGGAATCATTGGTTTTGTTGCCCTGCCAACTGAAATTACTGATCGGTACGAGACTATAGCCGAGCCCAATCAGGAGGCATCAGCTTCCGCCCGGTTACATACTCTGGGAGCAGGGTTGAATATGATGCTCCACAGACCTCTAAATGGTGTAGGTGCGGGGGCATTTGAAACAGCCTTCGGTACTGATTTTCGGCCAGCAGGCTATCTTCCATCCAAGTGGAATGCTCCTCATAACACTCTGATACAGGTGGGTGCGGAAACAGGCCTGATTGGTCTGGGTTGTTTTCTGTTTCTTTTCTTCTTTACAATTCTCCAGTTGAGAAGGATGACGTTTGAGAGGAATGAACTGGACGCCGATGAGATTGACATGAGAGAAATTAGGGACATAATTTATGGTAGCATGATAGGCTATGGAGTTTGTGCCTTCTTCCTTACTCAGGCACACAATTATTTGCTCTACTATCTAGTTGCGGCCACTATAGTTCTGGTCGATTTATACCAGGACAAGGATCGTGAAAGAACAGAGGCATCCTATCTTTCGGTGAAAACTGATGAGTAG